Proteins encoded together in one Phycisphaerae bacterium window:
- a CDS encoding 50S ribosome-binding GTPase has product MTDSLLIARRMERLQSVNEQLAGLFHRDPLPLDRGEAPGPKDPLVVCGLLGGKDVGKSTLINALVGEAISRDDREVGEGTARPVVYVHRAMEAYVRDRFRSTRGAPEIHRHEDAGTRNLAFVDMPDFDSELRTHEQIVREYLPLLDRILWVTSPQKANDRIWVEYTRKALKDLGNVYCVLNRADELLEDDDGYPAGAGRDPAERFWGEQAAWFGDQLRDVRYDIPRERQFLVCAKYPTADRIVDAVARSWGGLDDRSTSSSQQLVAGVAGRLQSEMVRLRRMLFAQVSELEAARIKGLNDQVKLRAHAESVRRTYELDSWVERLEQVCDPVFADVLQEEAFEADYCMTVAERLARQQSSLMTLADRLMEDRIEKWPALRWLYWLARWPLRRVGMAIASPGRAGEDAAPRWGPGPFSVAGRGLEHRIRFLIQKLEGEDEAVQVFLLEEQMPKAEVLAGKVKAEVREHALAGDGQWLEERSRVYRAGPVRRGFLWLTLLWFVIVQPLGEGILEALSAAHAQTLLHGLYKTVAALGAAHLLQGMLVVCAVYGACLGVMYSRCIREVRAYVRGDRGGSRAAQIAAALRSELAENVVGEVLRPLRGVYDRLSRLSGELAEVADPQKDLPDSQRPESDPAS; this is encoded by the coding sequence ATGACCGATTCCCTGCTCATTGCCCGGAGAATGGAGCGGTTGCAGAGCGTCAACGAGCAGCTGGCCGGCCTGTTCCATCGTGATCCCCTGCCGCTTGACCGGGGCGAGGCTCCCGGCCCGAAGGATCCGCTGGTGGTGTGCGGACTGCTGGGTGGCAAGGATGTCGGGAAGTCCACGCTGATCAACGCCCTGGTGGGTGAAGCCATCAGCAGGGACGACCGCGAGGTTGGCGAGGGAACCGCTCGACCGGTTGTTTACGTTCACCGGGCCATGGAGGCGTACGTGCGAGATCGCTTCCGGTCGACGCGCGGTGCGCCGGAGATCCACCGCCACGAGGACGCGGGCACGCGCAATCTGGCATTCGTGGACATGCCCGATTTCGACAGCGAGCTGCGGACGCATGAGCAGATCGTGCGTGAGTACCTGCCGCTGCTGGATCGCATTCTCTGGGTGACCAGTCCGCAGAAAGCCAACGATCGGATCTGGGTGGAATACACGCGGAAGGCGTTGAAGGATCTCGGCAATGTGTACTGTGTTCTCAACCGGGCCGATGAGTTGCTCGAGGACGACGATGGCTATCCGGCGGGAGCGGGCCGGGATCCCGCTGAACGGTTCTGGGGGGAGCAAGCCGCCTGGTTTGGGGATCAGCTCCGTGATGTGCGGTACGACATTCCCCGGGAGCGGCAGTTCCTGGTTTGTGCGAAGTATCCGACGGCCGACCGGATTGTGGACGCTGTGGCCCGGTCGTGGGGTGGCCTGGACGACCGCTCAACGAGCAGTTCGCAGCAGCTTGTGGCCGGTGTTGCGGGCCGGCTGCAGAGCGAAATGGTTCGTCTGCGGAGGATGCTCTTCGCCCAGGTCAGTGAGTTGGAGGCGGCGCGGATCAAGGGTCTCAACGACCAGGTGAAGCTGCGGGCCCATGCCGAGAGTGTCCGCCGCACTTACGAGCTTGACAGCTGGGTCGAGCGGCTGGAGCAGGTCTGTGATCCGGTCTTTGCCGACGTGCTTCAGGAGGAGGCGTTCGAGGCTGACTACTGCATGACGGTTGCTGAGCGGCTTGCTCGCCAGCAGAGCTCGCTGATGACCCTGGCGGATCGGTTGATGGAGGACCGGATTGAGAAGTGGCCCGCGCTGCGCTGGCTGTATTGGCTGGCGAGGTGGCCGCTCCGCCGGGTTGGCATGGCGATCGCGTCGCCGGGTCGGGCGGGGGAGGACGCCGCCCCGCGTTGGGGTCCCGGGCCGTTCTCGGTCGCCGGCCGGGGTTTGGAGCATCGGATCCGCTTCCTGATCCAGAAGCTGGAAGGGGAGGATGAAGCGGTGCAGGTCTTCCTTCTGGAGGAGCAGATGCCCAAGGCGGAGGTCTTGGCGGGGAAGGTCAAGGCGGAGGTCCGCGAGCACGCGCTGGCCGGCGATGGCCAATGGCTTGAGGAGCGGTCGCGCGTCTACCGGGCGGGGCCTGTTCGGCGTGGTTTTCTGTGGCTCACTCTGCTCTGGTTCGTGATTGTGCAGCCGCTGGGAGAGGGCATCCTCGAGGCGTTGAGCGCCGCCCATGCCCAGACCTTGCTGCACGGGCTGTACAAGACGGTGGCGGCGCTGGGGGCCGCCCATCTGCTGCAGGGCATGCTCGTGGTCTGCGCGGTGTACGGGGCCTGCCTGGGCGTCATGTACTCCCGATGCATCCGCGAGGTGCGTGCCTATGTCAGGGGCGATCGGGGGGGCAGCCGGGCGGCCCAGATCGCGGCA
- a CDS encoding Gfo/Idh/MocA family oxidoreductase yields MRDRSTRRSFLQAVGAGAAALGLTQTARAEEKVIQGFEKAPTDPNASKGWQPVSDRKIKIGIAGYGVCSFGAAFSFQDHPNVQIVGVADLQPDRCAELAKACRCDKTYPSLEEMIKDQSMEAVFVATDAPSHARLCIEVLKTGKDVASAVPATFGSLEEADKLFEAVKTTGRKYMLFETSYFHEDLYAMRQIYNAGGLGKLVYSEGEYYHYMSEPIPSYKGWRVGLPPQWYPTHSNAYYVGASGGSFTEVSCMGIPSLIDQLKPANNPYKNPFGTEIALFRTSEGGMSRMAVSWDTPGDSGEKGRIRGQKGSFYGKYEGLEKNLPNLKRPPLPPKVDAGGHGGSHGYLMNEFITAILENRKPLIDIAQALNMTVAGIVAHQSALKNGELLRIPQYRL; encoded by the coding sequence ATGCGCGATCGATCCACCCGACGTTCATTCCTGCAGGCGGTCGGAGCCGGCGCCGCCGCCCTGGGCCTGACCCAGACCGCCCGGGCCGAGGAAAAGGTGATTCAGGGCTTCGAGAAGGCCCCCACCGACCCAAACGCCTCCAAGGGCTGGCAGCCGGTCTCGGACCGCAAGATCAAGATCGGCATCGCGGGCTACGGAGTCTGCAGCTTCGGGGCCGCCTTCAGCTTCCAGGACCACCCCAACGTCCAAATCGTGGGCGTCGCCGACCTGCAGCCCGACCGCTGCGCCGAACTGGCCAAGGCCTGCCGCTGCGACAAGACCTACCCCTCGCTCGAGGAGATGATCAAGGACCAGTCCATGGAGGCGGTTTTCGTCGCCACCGATGCCCCAAGTCACGCCCGGCTGTGCATCGAGGTGCTGAAGACCGGCAAGGATGTCGCCTCGGCCGTACCCGCGACCTTCGGCTCGCTCGAAGAGGCCGACAAGCTGTTCGAGGCGGTCAAAACCACCGGACGCAAGTACATGCTGTTCGAGACCTCCTACTTCCACGAAGACCTCTACGCAATGCGGCAGATCTACAACGCCGGCGGCCTGGGCAAGCTGGTCTACTCCGAAGGCGAGTACTACCACTACATGTCCGAACCTATCCCGTCCTACAAGGGCTGGCGCGTCGGCTTGCCTCCGCAATGGTACCCCACCCACTCCAACGCCTACTACGTCGGCGCCAGCGGCGGAAGCTTCACCGAAGTCTCGTGCATGGGCATCCCAAGCCTCATCGATCAACTGAAGCCGGCGAACAACCCCTACAAGAACCCGTTCGGCACCGAGATCGCCCTGTTCCGCACCAGCGAGGGCGGCATGTCGCGGATGGCGGTCAGCTGGGACACCCCCGGCGACAGCGGCGAGAAGGGCCGGATCCGCGGCCAGAAGGGCTCGTTCTACGGCAAGTACGAGGGCCTGGAGAAGAACCTGCCCAACCTCAAGCGCCCGCCGCTCCCCCCCAAAGTCGACGCCGGCGGTCACGGCGGCTCACACGGATACCTGATGAACGAGTTCATCACCGCGATCCTCGAGAACCGCAAGCCCCTGATCGACATCGCCCAGGCCCTCAACATGACCGTGGCCGGCATCGTCGCCCATCAGTCCGCCTTGAAAAACGGCGAGCTGCTGAGAATTCCGCAGTACCGGCTGTAG